A single Lacerta agilis isolate rLacAgi1 chromosome 10, rLacAgi1.pri, whole genome shotgun sequence DNA region contains:
- the TCF20 gene encoding transcription factor 20 isoform X3, which yields MQSFREQSSYHGNQQNYPQEVHGASRLEEFSTRQQAQMFQSFGGGGSSSGRRGAAGSSASMAGESSGHQSYQSFRKEAGEFYYMASSKDPVAAGGQQLPQRRPSGPVQSYGPPQGSSFGSQYGSEGHVSQFQTQHSSLSGVTHYQQDYTGPFSPGSAQYQQQSSSQQQQQVQQMRQQLYQSHQPLPQASSQSASSTSHMQPMQRPSTLPSSASGYQLRVGQYSQHYQPPASSSSSFPSPQRFSQSGQNYDGSYSVNAGSQYEGHAVGSSSQTYGTQSNYTFQAQPMKNFEQSKLPQGSQQAQGQSQQQPQPQPQQQPPPSQHVMQYSNTATKLSLQSQVGQYNQAEVPVRSPMQFHQNFSPISNPSPAASVVQSPSCSSTPSPLMAGGENLQCGQSNMPVASRNRILQMMPQLSPTPSMMPSPNAQGGGFKGFGLEGLQEKRLTDPGLSSLSALSSQVANLPNTVQHMLLSDALAPQKKNSKRSSLSKKADSCTNSEGSSQAEEQLKSPLAESIDGGCSSSSEDQGERVRQLSGQSTSSDTTYKGGNLERSHPSPTQASQNEPPKLSTSPADEEEVASPPDEKEALVAVETPPKVNEKAVGVIVSREAMTGRVEKSGGQDKQQQDDVSTGAQAPPSASVMKDTGLLGPQQEPQGGSKGSKSGDSSTNHNGDGNGQLVHAVVGSSFPGRTEPSKSPGSLRYSYKDNIGVSMQRNAGNFPQYPSGHDKGDFPGHSERKGRNEKFPSLLQEVLQGYHHHPDRRYSRNAQDHHGMTGTLEGTMRPNVLINQANELSNRGLLNKSIGSLLENPHWSHWDRKSSGTTSEMKQINLADYPMPRKFEVEPQSSAHEGGGLSERRSVICDISPLRQIAREPGPHSVGHMGPDGRSGRSDRLTPGQSVILPGGLVTMEAKLKSHSGQIKEEDFEQSKTSANINNKKSGDHCHLASFKHESYRGNASPGAAALDSAAEYLLQQDSRSQLRRGPSRMGSSREGMRGKSPSQFHDLADKLKMSPGRSRGPGTDLHHMNPHMVLSDRVNRGSLHSPFPPNSESSSLASVYHTNARSHAFGDPNQGLNSQYHYKRQLYQQQQEEYKDWSSSSAQGVIAAAQHRQETARKSPRQQQFLDRVRSPLKNDKDGMMYLHSGSYHDAVSQDASRCLLGSDGSLQNKCAEIKHLNQKIQQQESGWDLSRQVTTGKNSGSLGATSQKRFTSQDSDTHKREDAGDVLKSGSAMVRIPGQEEQSSQNPLIMRRRVRSFISPIPSKRQLQEMKNSGTEDKGRLLTSSKDGADKTLNSYAHSSQSQDVSKSLSKGESPRNLPSPDNRNCSAVSLTSPAKTKILPPRKGRGLKLEAIVQKITSPNVRRSASSNCAEAGPDAVTLDDILSLKSGPPEGGNVSNHGMEAENIKEEIVLDQESQELTSEISLTISSEEWHAERDEVVKKETPDLANVVKEAPVPTVIPAPSQKSVCQGRTDGSLTGAGSINFSELKTVSPSKVLTPEPNLKSEEKGGDAVIVTTKPDPFPPKGYFPSGKKKGRPIGSVNKQKKQQQQPQPQPPPPPQQQLLLPPLPPVPEALQPSEDAGGGEPKPKRQRRERRKPTAQPRKRKPRRAAPIVEPQEPEIKLKYATQSLDKTDNKNKSFFPYIHVVNKCEIGAVCTIINAEEEEQNKLVRGRKGQRSSTPPPSNVESKVLPISSFMLQGPVVTESSVMGHLVCCLCGKWASYRNMGDLFGPFYPQDYAATLPKNPPPKRATEMQNKVKVRHKSASNGSKTDTEEEEEQQQQQKEQRSLTAHPRFKRRHRSEDCAGASRSLSRGAACKKATTEGSNVGEKAPLDSKPPMSTSEGGPELELQIPELPLDSNEFWVHEGCILWANGIYLVCGRLYGLQEAVEIAKEMKCSHCQEPGATLGCYNKGCSFRYHYPCAIDADCLLNEENFSVRCPKHKNKMVKGSLSTEQSERG from the coding sequence ATGCAGTCCTTTCGAGAGCAAAGCAGTTACCACGGAAACCAGCAGAACTACCCACAGGAAGTGCATGGTGCATCCCGTCTAGAAGAATTTAGCACCCGCCAGCAGGCTCAGATGTTCCAGAGCTTtggaggaggtggcagcagcagtgggcgcCGTGGAGCAGCAGGCAGTTCTGCCTCAATGGCTGGTGAGAGCTCTGGACATCAGAGCTATCAAAGTTTCAGAAAGGAAGCAGGAGAATTCTACTATATGGCCTCAAGTAAGGATCCTGTGGCAGCCGGAGGGCAGCAACTTCCTCAGCGCAGGCCTTCTGGGCCAGTACAGAGCTATGGACCACCCCAAGGGAGCAGCTTTGGGAGTCAGTATGGGAGTGAAGGTCATGTGAGCCAATTTCAAACGCAGCACTCATCCCTTAGTGGTGTGACCCATTATCAACAGGATTATACTGGTCCTTTCTCCCCTGGAAGTGCTCAGTACCAGCAGCAAAGTTcaagccagcagcagcaacaggttCAGCAGATGAGACAACAGCTCTACCAGTCTCATCAGCCTTTGCCACAAGCCTCCAGCCAGTCTGCCTCCAGCACATCTCATATGCAGCCAATGCAGCGTCCTTCAACTCTGCCCTCCTCTGCTTCTGGCTATCAGTTGCGAGTAGGTCAGTATAGCCAACACTATCAGcctcctgcttcttcctcttcttcttttccttctcctcagCGTTTTAGCCAATCTGGGCAGAACTATGATGGCAGTTACAGTGTGAATGCTGGTTCACAGTATGAAGGACATGCCGTTGGGTCAAGTTCGCAAACTTATGGAACTCAGTCAAACTACACCTTTCAGGCACAGCCAATGAAGAACTTTGAACAGTCAAAGTTACCCCAAGGCAGTCAGCAGGCACAGGGACAGTcacagcagcagccgcagccgcagccgcagcagcagccacctCCCTCACAGCATGTAATGCAGTACTCAAATACTGCCACCAAACTATCTCTTCAGAGTCAAGTAGGTCAGTACAACCAGGCTGAGGTTCCTGTGAGATCACCCATGCAGTTCCACCAGAATTTTAGTCCTATATCTAATCCCTCACCAGCTGCCTCTGTGGTTCAGTCCCCAAGTTGCAGCTCCACACCATCTCCTCTCATGGCAGGTGGTGAGAACCTTCAATGTGGACAAAGCAACATGCCTGTAGCCTCTAGAAACCGCATTTTACAAATGATGCCTCAGCTTAGTCCAACACCATCCATGATGCCAAGTCCCAATGCTCAGGGTGGAGGATTCAAGGGATTTGGGCTTGAAGGACTGCAGGAAAAGAGGCTTACGGATCCAGGACTAAGCAGCCTAAGTGCTTTAAGTAGTCAAGTGGCTAATCTTCCCAATACAGTCCAGCACATGCTACTTTCAGATGCTTTGGCACCCCAAAAGAAAAACTCCAAAAGATCTTCACTATCTAAAAAGGCTGATAGCTGCACAAACTCAGAAGGCTCTTCCCAAGCAGAGGAACAGCTCAAGTCTCCTCTGGCAGAATCAATTGATGGTGGCTGCTCCAGTAGTTCGGAGGACCAAGGCGAGAGGGTGAGACAACTGAGCGGTCAGAGTACCAGTTCTGATACCACCTACAAGGGGGGTAATTtagagagatcccacccatcacCAACACAGGCATCTCAAAATGAGCCTCCAAAGCTCAGCACCAGCCCTGCAGACGAGGAAGAAGTGGCCTCTCCTCCTGATGAAAAGGAGGCCTTAGTTGCTGTGGAAACACCCCCAAAGGTCAATGAAAAGGCAGTTGGTGTGATAGTTTCCCGAGAAGCTATGACAGGCAGAGTGGAAAAGTCAGGTGGGCAGGATAAGCAGCAACAAGATGATGTTTCCACAGGTGCTCAAGCACCACCTTCTGCCAGTGTGATGAAAGACACTGGGCTTCTGGGACCACAGCAAGAGCCACAAGGAGGGAGTAAGGGGAGCAAAAGTGGGGACAGCAGCACTAACCACAATGGAGATGGGAACGGACAGCTTGTTCATGCTGTTGTTGGCTCCAGTTTTCCAGGCAGAACTGAGCCTTCAAAATCCCCTGGTAGTTTGAGGTATAGCTACAAAGACAATATTGGGGTTAGTATGCAGAGAAATGCTGGCAACTTCCCTCAGTATCCTTCAGGTCATGATAAAGGGGATTTTCCAGGGCATAGTGAGCGAAAGGGCAGGAATGAGAAATTTCCTAGTCTGTTGCAAGAAGTTTTGCAAGGCTATCACCATCACCCTGACAGAAGATATTCTAGAAATGCACAAGATCATCATGGGATGACTGGAACTCTTGAGGGTACCATGAGACCCAATGTCCTGATCAATCAAGCCAATGAATTAAGTAATAGAGGTCTTTTAAACAAAAGCATAGGCTCTCTCTTGGAAAATCCACACTGGAGCCACTGGGATAGAAAATCTAGTGGCACAACTTCTGAGATGAAACAGATAAATCTAGCTGACTATCCCATGCCTCGAAAGTTTGAGGTAGAGCCGCAATCTTCTGCTCATGAAGGTGGAGGACTCTCTGAGAGGAGATCAGTTATTTGTGATATATCACCCTTGAGGCAGATTGCTAGAGAACCTGGGCCTCACTCTGTGGGACACATGGGTCCTGATGGCAGGAGTGGAAGGAGTGACCGTCTAACTCCTGGTCAGTCAGTCATCCTTCCTGGTGGTCTGGTGACCATGGAAGCAAAGCTAAAGTCTCACAGTGGGCAAATCAAGGAAGAAGATTTTGAACAGTCTAAGACCTCTGCcaacatcaacaataaaaaatCTGGAGATCATTGTCATCTTGCAAGTTTTAAGCATGAGTCTTACCGAGGCAATGCTAGCCCAGGAGCTGCAGCTCTTGATTCTGCAGCAGAGTACCTTTTACAACAAGATAGCCGATCACAGCTCAGGCGAGGACCCAGCAGAATGGGAAGCAGCCGAGAGGGAATGAGAGGTAAATCTCCCTCTCAGTTTCATGATCTGGCAGACAAATTAAAGATGTCACCAGGCAGAAGCAGAGGTCCAGGCACAGATCTTCACCACATGAATCCACACATGGTGCTTTCTGACAGGGTGAACCGGGGTTCCTtacactctcctttccctccaaATTCTGAAAGCTCATCGTTAGCTTCAGTTTATCACACTAATGCTCGATCTCATGCTTTTGGTGATCCTAATCAGGGGCTGAATTCCCAGTACCACTACAAAAGGCAGCTGtaccaacaacaacaggaagaataCAAAGATTGGAGTAGCAGCTCAGCCCAGGGAGTGATTGCAGCTGCTCAACATAGGCAGGAGACAGCAAGAAAGAGCCCGAGGCAACAGCAGTTCTTGGACAGAGTAAGGAGTCCTTTGAAAAATGACAAGGATGGAATGATGTATCTCCATTCTGGTTCTTACCATGATGCTGTCAGCCAAGACGCAAGCCGTTGCTTGTTAGGAAGCGATGGGTCTCTTCAAAATAAGTGTGCTGAAATTAAACATTTGAATCAAAAGATTCAGCAACAAGAATCTGGTTGGGATCTTTCCCGACAGGTGACTACTGGGAAAAACAGTGGCTCACTAGGAGCAACTAGTCAGAAGAGATTTACATCTCAAGATAGTGATACACACAAGCGTGAAGATGCTGGAGATGTACTTAAATCTGGCAGTGCAATGGTAAGGATTCCTGGCCAAGAAGAGCAGTCTTCTCAAAATCCTTTAATCATGAGAAGGAGAGTCCGCTCTTTTATCTCTCCTATTCCCAGCAAGAGGCAGTTGCAGGAAATGAAGAATAGTGGCACTGAAGACAAAGGACGCCTGCTCACTTCATCAAAGGATGGAGCTGATAAAACACTCAACTCCTATGCCCATTCTTCCCAAAGCCAAGATGTGAGTAAGTCACTCTCAAAAGGAGAATCTCCTAGGAATCTTCCAAGTCCTGACAATAGAAATTGCTCTGCTGTTTCCCTCACAAGCCCAGCTAAAACAAAAATTCTGCCTCCACGGAAGGGCCGTGGGTTAAAATTGGAAGCTATTGTTCAAAAAATCACATCCCCTAATGTTCGGAGGAGTGCTTCTTCAAATTGTGCTGAAGCTGGCCCAGATGCAGTCACCCTTGATGACATTCTGTCACTGAAGAGTGGCCCACCAGAGGGTGGGAATGTGTCCAATCATGGAATGGAAGCAGAAAATATAAAAGAAGAAATTGTGCTGGATCAAGAGAGCCAAGAATTGACTAGTGAAATTTCTCTGACAATATCTTCTGAAGAATGGCATGCGGAAAGAGATGAGGTGGTAAAAAAAGAGACACCTGATCTTGCAAATGTTGTCAAGGAGGCCCCAGTGCCTACTGTGATCCCAGCACCTTCACAAAAATCTGTTTGTCAGGGAAGAACAGATGGCTCACTAACTGGGGCAGGATCTATAAACTTTTCCGAATTAAAAACAGTCTCTCCATCCAAAGTCTTGACTCCTGAACCAAATCTAAAGTCTGAAGAGAAGGGTGGAGATGCAGTCATTGTGACAACCAAGCCGGACCCTTTTCCTCCAAAGGGTTATTTTCCTTCTGGTAAGAAGAAGGGGCGGCCTATTGGTAgtgtaaacaaacagaagaagcagcagcaacagccacagccacagccaccGCCGCCACCTCAACAACAGTTGCTGCTTCCACCACTTCCACCAGTACCAGAAGCACTGCAGCCATCGGAGGATGCAGGAGGTGGAGAACCTAAACCTAAGAGACAgcgaagggagaggaggaaacctACAGCACAGCCACGGAAGCGGAAGCCAAGACGAGCTGCTCCAATTGTGGAGCCCCAGGAACCAGAGATCAAACTGAAATATGCCACACAGTCTCTTGATAAAACTGATAACAAGAACAAGTCTTTTTTCCCCTATATTCATGTAGTGAACAAGTGTGAGATAGGCGCTGTATGCACAATTATTaatgcagaggaagaggagcagaatAAGCTGGTGAGGGGCCGAAAAGGGCAGAGGTCATCAACACCACCTCCCAGCAATGTTGAGAGCAAAGTGCTGCCTATTTCCTCTTTCATGCTACAGGGCCCTGTAGTAACAGAGTCCTCTGTCATGGGGCACCTGGTTTGTTGCCTGTGTGGCAAGTGGGCCAGCTATCGCAACATGGGTGATCTCTTTGGACCTTTCTATCCCCAGGATTATGCAGCCACATTGCCCAAAAATCCCCCTCCCAAGAGGGCCACAGAAATGCAGAATAAGGTCAAAGTACGGCATAAAAGTGCATCTAATGGTTCCAAGACAGatacggaggaggaggaagagcagcagcagcaacaaaaggagCAGAGAAGCCTCACTGCCCACCCTCGCTTTAAGAGACGGCATCGCTCAGAGGACTGTGCTGGGGCCTCACGGTCCCTTTCAAGAGGTGCTGCTTGTAAAAAGGCAACCACTGAGGGTAGCAATGTTGGTGAAAAAGCTCCTTTGGACTCTAAACCCCCCATGTCCACTTCGGAAGGTGGTCCTGAGTTGGAGTTACAAATTCCTGAACTACCTCTTGACAGCAATGAATTTTGGGTCCATGAGGGCTGTATTCTCTGGGCCAATGGGATTTACCTGGTCTGTGGCAGGCTTTATGGGCTGCAAGAAGCTGTGGAAATAGCTAAAGAGATG